GCATCGTTTGAGGAAAAGGCGTTTGGTGGAAACGTTGCAGACTACATGGAAAAGACGAATGCGGTCCCCGGAGTTGGCAGGACGAAAGTTACACGAGTCTGGAATGGGGACGTCTCTCCCTCCGATATGATTCCGTCCGGGAACGTAACGGCCTGGTATGAGAGCGTCATCGACACGATGGAAGAAGAGAGTGCGGCATGGCTCTCTGCGGTCTATACAGCGGCGGCAGAAAAGAAACTGACGACAGGTGGTACGGTCCTTCTGACGATCACGGACTCGGAATATGGGCCGGCATCAGATACGCTGATCAGGACCGTGCAGGCTGCGATCGATCCGGAGGAACATGCCGGAGATGGCTATGGCCTCGCCCCGATTGGTCATATGGTGACAGTAAAAAGCGCAGAGCCGGTCACAGTCAATGTGAATACGGAAATTACGCTTGAGGTCGGATACGAATGGGACCATTTGCAGGCTGCGATTGACGCGGCCATCTCCGGCTATCTGCTTGATTTGCGAAAGGAATGGTCTGAACGGCCATATCTGGTCGTGAGGATCAGTCAGATTGAATCGCGGATTCTGAATATTTCCGGAATCGTGGATATTAAAAATACATCGATCAATGGAGCAGAAGATAATCTGACGTTAGCGGCAAATGAAATTCCTGTTTACGGAGGTGTCACGGATGATAAGAGAAGTTGATCTTGTATCCTATCTGCCTCCCTTTATGAAGGAATATAAGCAGATTCACGCGGCGCTGGAAGCGGAAAATCCGGAGTTTTCCATGATCTGGAATGCCGCGGATCAGACCTTACGCAATGCCTTTATTGAGACGGCGGATGAATATGGGATCTGGCGTTTTGAAAAAATGCTGCACATTTATCCGTCTGCAAAGGATACGCTTGCGTCACGAAGGGCGAGAGTACAGGCACGCTGGTTCAGGACTTTGCCATATACCGAGAGGATGTTTATTGAGAAGCTGGTAACGATATGCGGTACGCACAATTTTGCTTTGCTCAAAAAGTATTTGCAGTACCGGCTGGAGCTGGAAGTGAGCCTGGAACTGTATGGACAGGTCGAAGAGCTGGAACGGATGCTCAGAGAGATGATCCCCTGTAACCTGACTGTGGTTATTCGCAATACGATTGCCGCACAGGTGGAAGGCTGTGTCTCGTTTGCAGGAGGACTTGAATTTGCGGAATGCTATCTGATCACAAACGATAGCCAGGAAACGGTTACGGTAGAGGGCAGGGCTTTGTATGGAGGGAGCTTCATTAATACGGTAGATATGATCGTTATCGATCACTGACAGAGAGCGGTTGCGGAGCAGGGGAATCTGGTCTGCAGCCGTTTATTATAAGAATAAAACTGAGGTGTCAAAAGGTATTGTTCCTGGCTCCTTTTTGACACTTTAATCAGGATAAGGAGGAAAAGTATGGCAGAATTTTCAAAACTGATGATGACCGGAAAAGGGCAGGCATTGATCGCAAAAGTGATTGCCGGAACCGGCAATGTTGAGTTTACTAAAATAGTAACATCAAGTACAGCATATGAACCGGAACAGACAGAGGGTCTGACAGAACTTGCCAATGTAGAGCAGACAAGTCTGATCTCAAGTATTATGAGAACAAACGAGGTAGCTGTAAAAATAGAGACTTCTTTCAACAATCTGGAACTGACAGCAGGATATTACATGCGGTCTCTGGGACTGTATGCGATTGACCCGGACGAAGGAGAAATCCTCTATGCTGTGACAACGGAGGTATCGGGGAACTGTTACATGCCTGCTTATAATGGGGTCACGGTATCCGGCGCCTATGTCAAACTGATTGCGACCGTGGGAAATGCGGAGCATATTTCTCTGGAAGTGAATGCGGCAGCGACAGCGACCATCGGGAACATCCGGGAGCTGCGGGAGAATCTGGGCAGTGTCGAGATACGCTTTGATGATGTAGAGGACGCAGAGCGGGAGAATATACAGTCCCGGGAGACACTGGGGACGATGCTGGGGAAGATCAGGAAATGGTTCTCGGATCTGAAATCAGGTGCTTTTGCCAGCGTGGTAAACGACTGTGTGACGACAGAGGAAGGGACAGTCCTGGACGGTCGGCAGGGGAAAGTGTTGAAGGATGAGATTGACGGATTGAAAGCGGCAGATAGTGAGATAAATAGCAAGATAGATGCGTTAAAAAAATCTGTAGCTGATGGCAAAACAGCCGTTGCCGCTGCCATCAGCGCTAAAGGTGTCAGTACGGCAGCGGACACATCGTTTGCCACGATGGCAAATAATATTCGAAATATTGTTACAATAAGACAACCCAATACAATAAGATTCTCTAAACATGGACGTCAATGTTCCTTCAGTCAGGGTGTTACCACCGGAAAACATTACTTGATAACATATGCAGCAGTAAATAAATATGAAATGTCAGGCTGGGCTAACGGAAACTGGTCCGGAAATGGAGGAAATTTTGTAGAAATATACAGAAATCAACAACCGCCGACATCAATGCTTGCAGTCTATGTAACTGCTACTTCCGGTTCCATTAGTTTTAGTAAAGACTATGGTAATGATAATTTAACAGGGGCGGGCTGCCTTATGCTACAATTAGATTGATATGCTCAATAAACCTCTGTGAGTGCTTCTCAAAATGAGAATCTGTGTTCATGAGCAAATAATTGTTAATGGAAACATAGCAGCTTTCTCGGATTATTTCGATGTAAAACCTTACATTGTGATGCAAGGATAACCCATTAGGTATAGTGTGATGGGCAGTTAGCAGACTGTGGTCATCATGGATTACCATAACCCGTATGGAAATACGTGATAACAATATACAGTTATCCATGCACAATACTGCTGATTCTATAGTTGATGTTAATGTGACTGTGTTAATACTATATCAAAAACCATCATAATGCTACATGACATATGGTTGGATTGTTAGGCTTGATTAAACTAATCCATATGCTTTTACTAGATATTCGTGCGGTTCTTCAATAACCCCGTTTCGTTCACATCTTATAATTATAGACTGGCCTTTTTTCAAAGGGTAGAAGACGGATACATATATATATTGGAATTAGGTGCAGAATGTCTCCCAACAATGGTTCCATCAATTAACTCAGTCGTATATGTATCTGTTTTTAAAT
The sequence above is a segment of the Lachnospiraceae bacterium JLR.KK008 genome. Coding sequences within it:
- a CDS encoding baseplate J/gp47 family protein → MYESVTYETILKRMLSRVSDKLDKREGSVIWDTHSPTAIELQILYLELDSILREAYGDTASREFLILRCKERGLFPYPATRAVLQGEFTPAEADVTGKRFNIGRINYTVTERIGEGTYQVQCETAGEIGNQYLGMMTPIDYITGLETAELTQVLIPGEEEEDTEDLRQRYFASFEEKAFGGNVADYMEKTNAVPGVGRTKVTRVWNGDVSPSDMIPSGNVTAWYESVIDTMEEESAAWLSAVYTAAAEKKLTTGGTVLLTITDSEYGPASDTLIRTVQAAIDPEEHAGDGYGLAPIGHMVTVKSAEPVTVNVNTEITLEVGYEWDHLQAAIDAAISGYLLDLRKEWSERPYLVVRISQIESRILNISGIVDIKNTSINGAEDNLTLAANEIPVYGGVTDDKRS
- a CDS encoding putative phage tail protein, producing the protein MIREVDLVSYLPPFMKEYKQIHAALEAENPEFSMIWNAADQTLRNAFIETADEYGIWRFEKMLHIYPSAKDTLASRRARVQARWFRTLPYTERMFIEKLVTICGTHNFALLKKYLQYRLELEVSLELYGQVEELERMLREMIPCNLTVVIRNTIAAQVEGCVSFAGGLEFAECYLITNDSQETVTVEGRALYGGSFINTVDMIVIDH